One window from the genome of Anaerococcus sp. Marseille-Q7828 encodes:
- a CDS encoding TRAP transporter small permease → MDKNFYKLKKFLIWLLSRIAAILLSVMTILIIYQVFTRYILNNPADFTEEIIRYMLIWTGFIGAAYGFLTREHMALTLIPDRVNPKAQKVLRVIIDLIILLVALFVIVIGGFKLVHSAQAQRSALLGIPRSLVYVVAPISGIFIILAQIINLWESWTGNVVEITTDSDDLKEEKNRYDGIDFGMDAKNNDSSYIKSKTFESDLD, encoded by the coding sequence ATGGATAAAAATTTTTATAAACTTAAGAAATTTCTTATTTGGCTACTCTCAAGAATAGCAGCTATACTTCTTTCAGTGATGACTATCCTAATTATATATCAAGTTTTTACAAGATATATATTGAATAATCCAGCTGATTTTACTGAAGAGATAATTCGATATATGTTAATCTGGACAGGATTCATTGGTGCTGCTTATGGTTTTTTAACTCGAGAACATATGGCTCTAACACTAATTCCAGATAGGGTTAATCCTAAGGCTCAAAAAGTTTTAAGGGTGATTATAGACTTAATAATTCTTCTTGTAGCGCTTTTTGTCATTGTCATTGGAGGATTTAAGCTCGTTCATTCTGCTCAAGCTCAAAGATCAGCCTTACTAGGTATTCCTAGATCTTTGGTTTATGTAGTGGCACCTATAAGTGGAATTTTCATAATATTAGCTCAGATAATAAATCTTTGGGAATCCTGGACAGGAAATGTGGTTGAAATCACTACAGATAGTGATGATTTAAAAGAAGAAAAAAATAGATATGATGGAATTGATTTTGGCATGGATGCTAAAAATAACGATTCCTCTTATATAAAAAGCAAGACTTTTGAAAGTGATTTAGATTAG
- a CDS encoding TRAP transporter substrate-binding protein, translated as MKKILYLICSLLLISTLSSCNQKDPENNTTTLTLAHSLSQDHPVHIALEEFAKEVEEKTDGRYKVKIFPNGQLGSENESMEQILAGVLSMARIASPGLATYERGYDTFGLPYIFESTEDYYHIMDSDEIREFFMSSEDKGFLTLTYYDSGSRSFYTKNKAIRTPEDLKGLKIRVQDMKSQTEMVNLLGGTPVAMGYGDVYTSLQTGIIDGTENNETALTIGGHGEIAKVYSKDEHAMIPDALVISSEVWEKMDPTDQQIIMEAARNSTELHKKLWAESIKEAREIAEKDLGVEFVDDIDKEPFIEKTKPLVEQYRNEYKEVDELLKTIEKVRSK; from the coding sequence ATGAAAAAAATTTTATATTTAATCTGTAGCTTATTGCTTATATCGACTTTAAGCTCCTGTAATCAAAAAGATCCAGAAAACAATACGACAACCCTAACACTAGCTCATTCTTTAAGTCAAGATCACCCTGTACACATTGCACTTGAGGAATTTGCAAAAGAAGTAGAAGAAAAAACAGATGGTAGATACAAAGTTAAAATTTTCCCTAATGGACAACTAGGTTCAGAGAATGAATCAATGGAACAAATACTTGCCGGAGTTTTATCGATGGCGAGGATTGCTTCGCCTGGATTGGCAACTTATGAAAGAGGATATGATACTTTTGGACTTCCGTACATTTTCGAAAGTACTGAAGACTATTATCACATTATGGATTCAGACGAAATTAGGGAATTTTTTATGTCTAGTGAAGATAAAGGTTTTCTAACTTTGACTTATTATGATTCTGGATCTCGTAGTTTTTATACAAAAAATAAAGCTATTAGGACTCCAGAAGACTTAAAAGGCTTAAAAATAAGAGTGCAAGATATGAAAAGTCAAACGGAAATGGTCAATCTTTTGGGTGGTACACCTGTAGCTATGGGCTATGGTGACGTATACACATCTCTTCAAACTGGAATAATAGATGGTACAGAAAATAATGAAACTGCGCTTACTATAGGTGGACACGGAGAAATAGCCAAAGTTTATTCAAAAGATGAGCACGCTATGATTCCAGATGCTCTCGTAATTTCTTCTGAAGTTTGGGAAAAAATGGACCCGACAGATCAACAAATAATTATGGAAGCAGCTAGAAATTCGACTGAACTTCATAAAAAGCTCTGGGCTGAATCTATAAAAGAGGCTAGAGAAATAGCAGAAAAAGATTTGGGGGTAGAGTTTGTAGATGATATTGATAAAGAACCATTTATAGAAAAAACCAAACCTTTAGTTGAGCAATATAGAAATGAATATAAAGAAGTTGATGAATTACTAAAGACTATAGAGAAAGTAAGGAGCAAGTAA
- a CDS encoding TRAP transporter large permease, with the protein MSVGMTTLALFLIFFIFLFMGVPISVSIILSSIATALLAGLTWYHIQFIAMQKMNSGIESFSLLAVPLFILAGNIMNNGGIARRLIKFSQLFVGNIRGSLSHANALGNIFFGALSGSGVAAASAMGGTIYPVQKEQGYDKEIATAVNIASAPAGLLIPPTSAPIVYSTVAGGVSISAMFMGGYIPGILMGLIAIYFGYRYAKKNNYPVAGKPENAGKVVMDALPSLLMIIIVIGGIVGGVFTATEGAGISVLYSLILSIIYKSINLKTLQQILLKTAETAGVVLFLISASTVMSWVMAYTGIPQAISDGILGLTDNKYIILLLMNVILLLVGMFMDITPAILIFTPIFLPIAESLGMSAIQFGILLIYNMCIGTMTPPVGSILFVASGITKVKLENLAKVLLPFLIANMVVLLLLTFIPQIIMFLPEAMGLV; encoded by the coding sequence ATGTCAGTAGGAATGACAACTTTAGCACTGTTTTTAATATTTTTTATATTTTTATTTATGGGAGTGCCAATTTCTGTATCAATTATATTATCATCTATAGCAACTGCTTTGTTAGCAGGTCTAACCTGGTATCATATCCAATTTATAGCTATGCAAAAGATGAATTCAGGTATTGAATCATTTTCACTTTTGGCTGTTCCTTTGTTTATTTTAGCTGGTAATATCATGAATAATGGTGGTATAGCTCGCAGGCTTATTAAATTCTCTCAACTATTTGTTGGCAATATAAGAGGTTCACTTTCTCACGCAAATGCACTTGGAAATATATTCTTTGGAGCGCTATCTGGATCAGGAGTTGCTGCAGCATCAGCTATGGGAGGCACTATTTATCCAGTACAAAAAGAGCAAGGCTATGATAAGGAAATAGCAACAGCAGTAAATATTGCATCCGCGCCAGCAGGCCTTCTAATACCACCAACTTCAGCACCGATAGTTTATTCTACAGTTGCTGGCGGTGTTTCAATTTCTGCTATGTTTATGGGTGGTTATATACCAGGAATATTGATGGGTTTAATAGCCATTTATTTTGGTTATAGATATGCAAAAAAGAACAACTATCCAGTAGCAGGTAAACCTGAGAATGCTGGCAAAGTAGTGATGGACGCTCTGCCTTCTTTATTAATGATAATTATTGTAATAGGAGGAATAGTAGGGGGTGTATTCACAGCTACAGAAGGAGCTGGAATATCAGTGCTTTATTCTCTGATACTATCAATTATATATAAGTCAATTAATTTAAAGACTTTACAACAGATTTTATTAAAAACGGCGGAAACTGCAGGAGTTGTATTATTTTTAATATCTGCTTCAACAGTAATGAGTTGGGTTATGGCATATACAGGTATCCCTCAAGCGATATCTGATGGTATTTTGGGATTAACTGATAATAAATATATAATCTTGCTACTAATGAATGTTATTTTACTACTAGTTGGGATGTTTATGGATATTACTCCAGCTATATTAATATTTACACCAATATTTTTACCTATAGCAGAATCTTTAGGAATGAGTGCTATACAATTCGGTATTCTTCTTATTTATAATATGTGTATTGGAACAATGACTCCACCAGTTGGTTCTATATTATTTGTTGCAAGTGGAATAACAAAAGTGAAGTTAGAAAATTTGGCAAAAGTATTATTGCCTTTCTTAATAGCTAATATGGTAGTTTTATTATTGCTCACATTTATACCTCAAATAATAATGTTCTTACCGGAGGCTATGGGATTAGTATAA
- a CDS encoding ABC transporter ATP-binding protein: protein MDKQYNDNPVVSMRNITKRFGDNEVLTDINFDLHKSEVHALLGENGAGKTTLMNILYGMFPPTSGTISINGVSIPNMTPKKAIDAGIGMVHQHFMLIEPLSVTENIILGHEDDDGLFLDRKKAKERIQKLSDDYGLKINPDAKIEDISVGQQQRVEILKALYRGADILIFDEPTAVLTPQEINEFIEIINKLTKLGKSIIIITHKLAEIKAMADYCTIIRRGKYIDKLKVADIDENILAEKMVGRNVSFKVDKAIQEPGGVVLKVEDLWAKDKRGIDILKGLDLEIRAGEILGIAGVDGNGQSELIDCLTGMAKSNRGTITLNGVDVTNKDPRTIIDSGMNSIPEDRQKRGLILEYPIKDNMILENVSKEPFSTKGKLNFKNIDKNAKELVEKFDVRPNNINEKVMSLSGGNQQKVIIAREIANNPDVLIASQPTRGLDVGAIEFIHKYLVDLRNNNKAVLLISFELDEVMDLSDRILVIYDGKIVGEKIPSETDEFEIGRLMAGGK, encoded by the coding sequence ATGGATAAACAATACAATGATAATCCTGTAGTATCTATGAGAAATATTACCAAACGTTTTGGAGACAATGAAGTTTTAACTGATATTAACTTTGATCTTCACAAATCTGAGGTTCACGCTCTTTTGGGAGAAAATGGGGCTGGTAAGACAACCCTGATGAATATTTTGTATGGAATGTTCCCTCCAACTAGTGGGACAATCTCTATAAATGGAGTAAGTATTCCAAATATGACTCCTAAAAAAGCCATAGATGCAGGAATTGGTATGGTTCACCAGCACTTTATGCTAATAGAACCCCTAAGTGTTACGGAAAATATTATCTTAGGTCATGAAGACGACGATGGTCTATTTCTGGATAGAAAAAAAGCCAAGGAAAGGATACAAAAACTTTCTGATGATTATGGTCTAAAAATAAACCCAGATGCAAAAATTGAAGATATATCTGTTGGCCAACAACAAAGAGTAGAAATATTGAAGGCCCTATATAGAGGAGCTGATATATTGATATTTGACGAGCCTACAGCTGTATTAACTCCACAAGAAATTAACGAATTTATAGAAATTATTAACAAACTAACTAAGCTTGGAAAATCGATTATAATCATTACCCACAAGCTAGCAGAGATAAAGGCTATGGCTGACTATTGTACAATTATCAGACGTGGTAAGTATATAGATAAGCTAAAGGTTGCTGATATTGATGAAAATATTTTGGCCGAAAAAATGGTCGGCAGAAATGTAAGCTTCAAAGTAGATAAGGCAATTCAAGAGCCAGGTGGAGTAGTCCTTAAGGTAGAAGACTTATGGGCCAAGGACAAGAGAGGCATAGATATACTAAAGGGTCTTGATCTAGAGATTAGAGCAGGAGAAATCCTTGGTATAGCTGGTGTTGACGGCAACGGCCAAAGTGAGCTTATTGACTGCTTGACTGGTATGGCAAAATCAAATCGTGGCACAATAACCCTAAATGGCGTTGATGTCACAAATAAAGATCCTAGGACTATTATAGATTCTGGTATGAATTCAATCCCAGAAGATAGGCAAAAAAGAGGTCTTATCTTGGAATATCCTATAAAGGATAATATGATTTTGGAAAATGTTAGCAAGGAACCTTTCTCAACAAAGGGCAAGCTTAATTTCAAAAACATAGACAAAAATGCCAAAGAATTGGTAGAGAAATTTGATGTAAGACCAAATAACATCAACGAAAAAGTTATGAGTTTATCTGGTGGTAACCAACAAAAGGTAATAATTGCCAGAGAGATTGCAAATAACCCGGATGTACTAATAGCATCTCAACCAACTCGTGGACTAGACGTTGGTGCTATAGAATTTATTCACAAATATCTTGTGGACTTGAGAAATAATAACAAGGCAGTATTACTCATTAGTTTTGAGCTAGATGAAGTAATGGACTTATCAGATAGGATTCTGGTAATCTATGATGGTAAGATCGTAGGGGAAAAAATCCCTAGCGAGACTGATGAGTTTGAAATAGGAAGATTAATGGCAGGTGGAAAATGA
- a CDS encoding BMP family ABC transporter substrate-binding protein, protein MKIKKFMTGVLALSLTAVLASCGGDTNKAEEKPAETTEEATTEETAPEETEETTETEDADTEEKEDDKGEASETPTGETVSVTMVTDFGGINDKSFNQSAYEGLQGAESDGTATFDYIESHKDADYQANLESALDSESDIILTVGYALYEPTVEAAKNNEDQNYVIIDSDNQENLPNLVGVGFADHQNSFLVGYIAGMMSETNNVGFIGGMEGVVISRFDYGFRAGVEHAAREKGEDIEVQVQYANSYDDQAAGKNIADRMYQNGADVVFHAAGGVGIGVIEAAKENDKWVIGVDRDQQEEAPDNMLVSTIKGVGDAVKLIIDDYQKGEFKGGETVRFTLADGDAVSIKYADNGLVPDDIKEKVEQIKQDIIDGKIEVPQNEEEAIEMGYIEAE, encoded by the coding sequence ATGAAAATTAAGAAATTCATGACAGGTGTTCTAGCACTATCTCTTACAGCTGTATTAGCATCTTGTGGGGGAGATACTAACAAGGCTGAAGAAAAGCCAGCTGAAACAACAGAAGAAGCTACAACAGAAGAAACTGCACCAGAAGAGACTGAAGAAACAACAGAAACTGAAGATGCAGATACTGAAGAAAAAGAAGACGACAAAGGCGAAGCAAGTGAAACTCCAACAGGTGAAACTGTTTCTGTAACAATGGTAACAGACTTTGGTGGTATCAATGATAAATCATTCAACCAATCTGCTTATGAAGGATTACAAGGGGCTGAATCTGATGGAACAGCAACATTTGACTATATAGAAAGCCACAAGGACGCTGATTATCAAGCGAACCTTGAATCAGCTTTAGATTCTGAATCAGACATCATCCTAACAGTAGGATATGCTCTATACGAACCAACAGTAGAAGCTGCTAAAAATAACGAAGATCAAAACTATGTAATTATCGATAGTGATAACCAAGAAAACCTACCAAACCTTGTAGGTGTTGGCTTTGCTGATCACCAAAACTCATTCTTAGTAGGTTACATTGCTGGTATGATGAGTGAAACTAATAACGTTGGATTCATCGGTGGTATGGAAGGCGTTGTAATCAGCAGATTTGACTATGGTTTCAGAGCTGGTGTAGAACATGCTGCTCGTGAAAAAGGCGAAGATATCGAAGTTCAAGTTCAATACGCAAACAGCTACGATGACCAAGCTGCAGGCAAAAACATTGCTGACAGAATGTATCAAAACGGAGCTGACGTAGTATTCCACGCTGCAGGCGGTGTAGGAATTGGTGTTATCGAAGCTGCAAAAGAAAATGATAAATGGGTAATCGGTGTTGACCGTGACCAACAAGAAGAAGCACCAGATAATATGTTAGTTTCAACAATCAAAGGTGTAGGCGATGCAGTTAAACTTATCATTGACGACTATCAAAAAGGTGAATTCAAGGGTGGAGAAACTGTAAGATTTACTCTTGCTGATGGAGACGCAGTAAGCATCAAATATGCTGACAATGGCTTAGTTCCAGATGATATCAAAGAAAAAGTTGAACAAATTAAACAAGATATCATAGATGGCAAAATCGAAGTTCCACAAAACGAAGAAGAAGCTATCGAAATGGGATACATTGAAGCAGAATAA
- a CDS encoding zinc ribbon domain-containing protein: MFCSNCGAKVDDSARFCPVCGNKLDKIPIDNPKEKEIEQSKEDNLIGKSTYESLNTNENLIKNQEDNSEVKSNKFKEIFSAFKGKNKVSEEKSVQDEKSLEEAPINLESGQAEFRNNSPEESLEQRVEFEEEIPPAYYGYNPTDDRKSKDKRRKSTGEANSWDSGKVLSQRSFESSKEPVASNKESLASFDNIHENPTIGNSPEVDNIPSEYVEARIANLLKKSSEDSDKKAASSGNLAALIRSHQSSNDAYQKTYSQNNTYQETYNQNNVQSIPENQEVYQSSLNESQEVKSDKEETDDKQGFKFKPIYLLPILLLALAIVIGYLFMNRKPKDVEVDLSDYINVTYTGDNASASPSASLDTTKLLNDFASQIQYINKDRKNDQYGSAANQFVEELASATTFQFSKDSNLSNGEEITVVANVSDPSLADDYNVLFASTMKSVIVDGLNVEESIDPFNYIDINFQGEDPNISLTTSLTEDAPEYMSQIEIMPSKTSELKAGEEVNITINLNEEEIFNNYQVRLSPLDKTITVPGEPSDQSDEEDDKEASESSDGYISSVDNLSEDLLNILKTNAGTLIKETFNERTFTQIESMNYLGAITGTDSNSEDLKNRVMLVYEIKANEDYEGLYKNQYTYYSFVEYQNVKGEKDQDGKFYSQGPLTTDNEIFHKFFVADDYTYYEIPYYGFGFLEEVIARINNSLSGLTIDDSIAVDQSNYFTKTDGVANEYQGNGTRLSLREDGTLKYQKDNRVHQGTWQENGNEISLTIQGVNVDTPINATFENGTLKVSEQGEMSGQTFNKMQAF, from the coding sequence ATGTTTTGTTCTAATTGTGGGGCAAAGGTTGATGACAGTGCTAGATTTTGTCCTGTTTGCGGCAATAAACTTGACAAAATCCCTATAGATAATCCTAAAGAAAAAGAGATCGAACAATCTAAAGAAGACAATCTAATAGGCAAATCAACCTACGAATCCCTAAATACTAATGAAAATTTAATAAAAAATCAAGAAGATAATAGCGAAGTTAAGTCAAACAAGTTTAAGGAAATATTCTCTGCTTTTAAAGGCAAAAACAAGGTATCAGAGGAAAAATCCGTTCAAGATGAAAAATCTCTTGAAGAAGCTCCTATAAATCTTGAATCTGGCCAAGCAGAATTTAGAAATAATAGTCCGGAAGAATCCTTGGAGCAAAGAGTGGAATTCGAAGAAGAAATCCCTCCAGCTTACTATGGATACAATCCAACTGATGATAGGAAAAGCAAGGACAAGAGAAGAAAATCTACAGGGGAAGCAAATAGCTGGGATTCTGGAAAAGTCCTAAGCCAAAGAAGTTTTGAAAGTTCAAAGGAACCGGTTGCTTCAAATAAGGAAAGCTTAGCAAGTTTTGATAATATTCATGAAAATCCTACTATAGGAAATTCACCAGAAGTTGACAACATACCAAGTGAATATGTAGAAGCCAGGATTGCAAATCTTCTAAAGAAAAGCTCTGAAGATTCTGACAAGAAAGCGGCTAGCTCTGGTAACCTTGCAGCCTTGATTAGAAGTCATCAAAGTTCTAACGATGCTTATCAAAAGACTTATTCTCAAAATAATACTTATCAAGAGACTTATAATCAAAATAACGTTCAAAGTATTCCAGAAAACCAAGAAGTTTATCAGTCTAGCTTAAATGAAAGCCAAGAAGTCAAAAGCGATAAAGAAGAAACTGACGATAAGCAAGGATTTAAATTCAAGCCTATTTATCTATTGCCAATCTTATTATTAGCTCTTGCCATTGTTATTGGTTATTTATTTATGAATAGAAAACCAAAAGATGTAGAAGTAGATTTAAGCGATTATATCAATGTGACCTATACTGGTGACAATGCAAGTGCAAGTCCAAGCGCATCTCTTGACACTACAAAACTTCTAAATGATTTTGCTAGCCAAATTCAATATATAAACAAAGATAGGAAGAATGACCAATACGGATCAGCTGCCAACCAATTTGTAGAAGAATTAGCTAGTGCAACGACCTTCCAATTCTCAAAAGATTCTAATCTTTCAAATGGTGAAGAGATAACGGTTGTGGCTAATGTGTCAGACCCAAGCCTTGCAGATGATTACAACGTATTATTTGCAAGCACTATGAAGTCTGTAATAGTGGATGGACTAAATGTAGAAGAGTCTATCGATCCATTTAACTATATTGATATAAACTTCCAAGGAGAAGATCCAAACATAAGTCTAACAACAAGTCTAACAGAAGATGCACCAGAATACATGAGTCAGATTGAGATAATGCCAAGTAAGACTAGCGAATTAAAAGCTGGAGAAGAAGTAAATATTACAATCAACTTAAATGAAGAAGAAATATTTAACAACTACCAAGTAAGGCTAAGCCCACTTGATAAAACCATCACTGTTCCAGGAGAGCCTAGCGACCAAAGCGATGAAGAAGATGACAAGGAAGCTAGCGAATCCAGCGATGGATATATAAGCTCAGTGGACAATCTAAGTGAAGACTTACTAAATATACTAAAAACAAACGCTGGAACCTTGATAAAAGAAACATTTAACGAAAGAACATTCACACAAATTGAATCAATGAACTATCTTGGTGCAATCACAGGAACAGATTCAAATAGTGAAGATCTCAAAAACAGGGTGATGCTAGTTTATGAAATCAAGGCAAATGAAGACTATGAGGGACTCTACAAAAATCAATACACCTATTATTCATTTGTAGAATATCAAAATGTAAAAGGTGAAAAGGACCAAGATGGCAAATTCTATAGCCAAGGTCCACTAACAACAGATAATGAAATCTTCCACAAATTCTTTGTTGCGGACGATTATACCTACTATGAAATCCCATACTATGGATTTGGATTCCTAGAAGAAGTCATAGCTAGAATAAATAACTCATTGTCAGGACTAACAATAGATGATTCCATAGCTGTTGACCAATCAAACTACTTCACTAAGACAGATGGAGTAGCAAACGAATACCAAGGCAATGGAACAAGACTAAGCCTAAGAGAAGATGGTACTTTGAAATATCAAAAAGATAACAGAGTTCACCAAGGAACATGGCAAGAAAACGGAAACGAAATAAGCCTAACAATACAAGGAGTAAACGTAGATACTCCAATAAATGCGACATTTGAAAATGGAACATTAAAGGTAAGTGAACAAGGCGAAATGAGCGGCCAAACATTTAATAAAATGCAAGCATTTTAG
- a CDS encoding ABC transporter permease translates to MNLVMLALILGNTFSNAAPVLLTGLGGMMSEKSGVVNIGLEGMMTIGALVGATVGYNVGNPWIAFIAGGLAGAVFGLIHAIVSVSFAGDQTISGIAINTLGPGLSLFLARLFFDGATQTPSIPLENKIPRLFRSLSKNQIFINIFGQYATVYIAILMVVVLYLFLYKTKWGIRLIAVGEHPKAAETLNIPVKKTRYLAVIFSGFMAGLGGASMSLAVVSSFSPTLIAGQGYIALVTVIFGNWKPQGVLVGSLFFGLAESIATYLGGSNLSVPIEFISMIPYIATLLILIIFQRKSKAPKASGKPYLNLDNI, encoded by the coding sequence ATGAATTTAGTAATGTTAGCACTCATATTGGGAAATACATTTTCAAATGCTGCTCCTGTGCTTTTGACTGGCCTTGGTGGCATGATGAGTGAAAAATCTGGTGTTGTAAACATCGGTCTTGAAGGAATGATGACAATAGGAGCTCTTGTCGGAGCAACTGTCGGCTATAACGTGGGAAATCCTTGGATTGCCTTTATAGCTGGCGGACTTGCTGGGGCAGTATTTGGACTAATCCATGCTATTGTTTCAGTTAGTTTTGCAGGAGATCAAACTATATCAGGTATAGCTATCAATACCCTAGGTCCTGGTTTGTCCCTATTTTTGGCAAGATTGTTTTTTGATGGTGCTACACAAACACCTTCAATTCCACTAGAAAATAAGATTCCTAGATTATTTAGATCACTAAGTAAAAATCAAATTTTCATAAATATATTCGGCCAATATGCAACTGTTTATATAGCTATATTGATGGTTGTAGTTCTTTACCTATTTTTGTACAAGACAAAATGGGGTATTAGACTTATAGCTGTTGGTGAACATCCAAAAGCAGCAGAAACTTTAAATATTCCTGTAAAGAAAACTAGATACTTAGCAGTAATATTTTCTGGATTTATGGCAGGCTTGGGTGGTGCAAGTATGTCACTTGCAGTAGTAAGTTCTTTCTCACCAACCCTAATAGCAGGTCAAGGATATATAGCTCTTGTAACAGTTATATTTGGTAACTGGAAGCCACAAGGTGTACTAGTTGGTTCACTATTTTTTGGACTTGCAGAATCAATAGCAACATATCTTGGTGGATCAAATCTAAGCGTTCCAATAGAATTTATTTCTATGATTCCATATATTGCAACTTTATTGATACTAATTATCTTCCAAAGGAAGTCAAAAGCTCCAAAAGCTTCTGGTAAACCATATCTAAATCTTGATAATATTTAG